A stretch of the Pelmatolapia mariae isolate MD_Pm_ZW linkage group LG23, Pm_UMD_F_2, whole genome shotgun sequence genome encodes the following:
- the s100b gene encoding protein S100-B → MTDLETSMATILAVFQKYSEREGDKHKLKKSELKDLLHDELPDLMAHVNDQAALDSLMDSLDTDGDAECNFQEFMTFISVVTVCCHEFFKDEHD, encoded by the exons ATGACTGACCTGGAGACCTCGATGGCCACCATCCTCGCTGTGTTTCAGAAGTATTCGGAGAGAGAAGGAGACAAACATAAACTGAAGAAGAGCGAGCTGAAGGACCTGCTTCATGACGAGCTCCCAGATCTGATGGCG CATGTGAACGACCAGGCTGCGCTGGACAGCCTGATGGACAGCCTGGACACCGACGGCGACGCCGAGTGCAACTTTCAGGAGTTCATGACATTCATCTCCGTAGTTACCGTCTGTTGCCACGAGTTCTTCAAGGACGAGCACGACTAA